The nucleotide sequence TCCGGGCGTCGGACTCTGGCTCGTGGAGGACGGGGTCGCACGCCGCGTCACCGACGCCGATGCCGTGAACCTCGGCGAGGGCCACCTGCGCGTGGACGGCGACGGCTTCCTCGTGCAGGCTGCCGCTCGCGGGCGCGTCCGATTGGTACGCGTGACGCGCGACGGCGCGGTCAGCGAGCTGCTCGGCGGCGACGTCGAGGTCGGCGGGCACGCGACCGGCGGTGGCCGTGTCGTGGCCGCCGTGTCCCAGCCGGATTCCTTCGGCGAGCTCGTGCTCATCGAAGGCGGTGTGGCACGCACGCTCACCGCGTTCGGAGCTTCGGCCGCAGCATCCGGAACCGTCCTCCCTCGCGAACTGACCGTCGCGGGGCGCGACGGCTACCCCGTGCACGGGTGGGTCGCGACGCCGGAGGGCGATGGGCCGTTCCCCGTCATCCTGCAGATCCACGGCGGGCCCTTCGCCTCGTACGGCGTGCATCTCTTCGACGAGACGCAAGTGCTGGTGGATGCCGGGTACGCCGTCGTCTACTCGAACCCCCGCGGTTCGGCAGGCTACGGGCGGGCGCATGGGCGCAGCATCCGTCAGCAGATGGGCACGGTCGACTTCGCCGACGTCATCGACTTCCTCGAGGGCGCGATCGCCGACGACCGGCGTCTGGACGGCGCCCGAGTCGGCGTGCAGGGCGGCTCGTACGGCGGCTACCTCACGGCGTGGGTCATCGCGCACGACCACCGCTTCGCCGGCGCGATCGTGGAGCGCGGCTTCCTGGAGCCGCTCTCGTTCCAAGGCACGAGCGACATCGGCTCGTTCTTCGGCGACGAGTACGTCGGCATCTCGGTGGAGGACATCGCGCGCCAGAGCCCGATGGCCGTCGTCGGGCAGGTCACGACACCCACCCTCGTGATGCACTCGGAGCTCGACTTCCGGTGCCCGCTGGACCAGGCCACGCGGTACTACTCGGCGCTCAAGCGCCAGGGCACCGAGGCCGAGTTGCTGGTGTTTCCCGGCGAGAACCACGAGCTCACCCGCTCGGGCCAGCCGCGCCATCGCGTCGAGCGCTTCGACGCGGTGCTCGCCTGGTGGAGCCGGCATCTTCCGGTCGGCTGATCCGATCCTCGACATGAGTCGGCCCCGGGAGCGTGCGCTCCCGGGGCCGACTCCGTTTCAGGCGCGGGTCAGATGTCGCCCTTGAAGGTGAAGGCGCGCACGATGTTGATCACGCCGAGCACCACGAGCGAGATGCCGAGGATCCACCAGAGGATCGCGACGCCCCACACCGGTGCGAACAGCACGACGATACCGGCGATGATGCTCAGGATGGCGAAGAAGATCGACCAGCCCTTCGATGCGGCGTCGCCGAGCGTCGACAGGGCCACGATGCCTTCGACGATCCACATGATTCCGATGAGGATGCCGAGGAACAGCGCGAGCCATGCGGTCGTCTGGCCGAGGTTGAACAGCGCCACGACGCCGGCGATGATGAACAGGATGCCGAGCGCGATGTGGCCGACGCGAGCCCAGCCGCCCTTGGTCTTCGAGAAGATCCCGAGACCGGCGTAGACCAGTCCGGCGGCGATCGCGTAGATCGCGATGATCGCCGTGATCACCGCGGCGGTCTTGCCCGGCCAGACCAGGATCAGGATGCCGACGATGATGGCGAGGACGCCGCCGACGCCGAGCGCCGTGCGGATTCCGTTGACGGCCGACTTCTCGGCTTCGGATGCAGTGGACATGAGGGGCCTTTCTGAGAGTTCCCTGTACGTGATGCGGCTAAAGCTTAGACCCCAGATCGAACATGCACGCGAGCGTGAACGTGTGTTGCCCGATGCCCATCGCCCCGGAGGGCCGCGCCGCGCTAGCGTGTGCGTGTCCGTTCCCGCGAGCGTGCGCGTCCCCAGGCGGGATGCAGGAGGAGGTTTCGATGGCCGTCGTGTCGAGAGGGTTCGGGGCGCGTCGCCGTGAGAGCGATCCGCGGCTGCCTCCCGGGCAGTACCTGACGGAGGACTTCCCGGTGCTGTCGGCCGGGCCCACGCCGAGGATCGAGCAGGATGAGTGGCGCTTCGGGATCCGCACCGAAGGCGGCGACGCGGTCTCCTGGACGTGGGACGAATTCATGGCTCTGCCCATCGAGGACGTCCACACCGACATCCACTGCGTGACGCGGTGGTCCAAGCTCGGCACGTCGTGGCGCGGCGTGTCGCTCGATACTCTGCTCGACACGGTCGACACGGACGCCGAATACGCGATGGCGCACTCCTACGGCGGCTACACCACCAACGTGCCGCTCGAGGATCTGCTGGGCGGGAAGGCGTGGGTGGCGTTCGAGTTCGAGGGGGAGCCCCTCGACCCCGAGCACGGTGGCCCGGCTCGGCTGCTGGTTCCGCACTTGTACTTCTGGAAGAGCGCGAAGTGGGTGCGCGGGCTGACGCTCATGGCCGATGACGAGCCCGGGTTCTGGGAGCAGAACGGCTACAACATGCACGGCGACCCGTGGACCGAGGAGCGGTATTGGTGACCGTCGGCGGCTGGCGGCCCGGGAGGGTCGTCGAGGCGATCTCCGCGACGCGGTCCGCACGCATCCTGAGGCTTGAGGTGCCCGGCTGGCCGGGCAATGACGCCGGGCAGCATGTCGACATCCGACTGACGGCGGAGGACGGCTATCAGGCGGTGCGGTCGTACTCGCTCGGCTCGTACGGCGCCTCCGAGACCGTCGAGCTCGCGGTCGACGAGATCCCCGACGGTGAGGTGTCGCCGTACCTCGTGGAGGACGTCCTTCCTGGTGACGAGCTCGAGGTCAAGGGACCGCTCGGCGGCTACTTCGTGTGGCGACCCGGGGGAGAGGCGCCGGTGCAGCTGATCGCCGGAGGGTCCGGCATCGTGCCGATGATGGCGATGGTGCGTGCCGCGACGGATGCCGGTGCCGCGGCCGCCGTCCGCCTGCTCTATTCGGTCCGCACGCCGGAGGACGCGATATATCGCGATGAGCTGGAGTTGCGGGCGGGAGACGGGGGAGTAGGGCTGACCTGGCGCTACACCCGCGCGGCACCGGACGGGTGGCCGGACGTCGTCGGTCGCGTGGACGACGAGCTGCTGCGAACGGCGGTGTGGGCGCCGGATCGGCAGCCCATCGTCTATGTGTGCGGACCGACGGGGTTCGTCGAGCATGTCGCCGACGCGCTCGTCGGGCTGGGGCACGCGTCCGCTCGGATCAGGACCGAACGTTTCGGAGGTGCATGATGCGTGCCGAGAACGCCGCAAGTGTCGTCGACGGCAACGCCGCGGCGGGGATGCTGTGGGACGTGTTCGGCGCGGACGTCACCGTGCTCGTCGGCGTGTGCGGTGGGTGCGGTGACGCTTCGCCGCTCGCCGAGGCCGTTGTCGAGCTCGACGAGACCGCGGCGATCGTCCGGTGCCGCTCCTGCACGCACACGCTGTTCACCGTGCTGCGGGACCGCGAGCGGGTGCGGCTCGTGCTGGGCCTGCTGCGCGAGATCGCGCAACCAGTCACCCCGTGATGAGGGTCAGCCCAGAAGCAGGGTAATGAGGATCAGCACAGGGACGCAGCCGATCGTCGTGAGGAACACGGTGTCGCGCGAGATCGTCTCGCCGACGTCGAAGCGCTGCGAGTAGTTGAAGACGTTCTGCGCCGTGGGAAGTGCGGCGAGCACGGTCACGATGAGTACGTCGTGCGCCGGGAGGTCGAACACGAACTCGGCGACCGCCCAGGCGATCACCGGCATGGCGACGAGCTTCAGGGTCGTCGCCAGGACGATGTCGCGCCGGCGACCCGACGCTCCCAGCACGCGTCGCCCGTGGAGCGAGATGCCGTAGGCGATGAGGAGGATCGGTACGCAGGCGTTCGCGATGAGCATCGCGGGATCCATCACGACGGGCGGCAGTTCGATTCCCAGCACAGAGACGAGTGTGCCCAGTGCCGAGCCGACCACGATGGGGTTGGTCGCCACCCGGGCCACGGTGCGCCAGAGGGATGCGCGGGCGGTGGTGACAGCATCCAGGATCGCCATCGTGATGGGGGTGAACACCAGCAGCTGCATGAGGATCACCGGTGCGGGATACGCTGCGCTACCGAGGAGATACAGCGAGAGCGGGATGCCGATGTTGTTCGAGTTGACCTGACCCGCGCTGAGGGCGCCGATCACGGTCTCGCCCGCGGAGCGCCGCCACAGAAGCCGGGCGATGACCGCGTAGACCAGGATCACGGCCACCGCGGCGATGGCCGACACCGGCAGAAGGGCCGAGAACAGGGTATGGACATCGGCCTGGGCCAGCACGACGAACAGCAGGCAGGGCGAGAGGACGAAGAACGTGAGACGTGCGAGCACCGGCCGTGCGTGCTCGCCGAGCAGGTCGATGCGCCCGAGGATCCAGCCCACGAGGATCGCCACACCCACCACGACGAACCCGGTGAGCGACTCCAGCATGCTCCGAGCCTAGAAAATCGTTCTCTGGGGAGCGAATCGCCTGCCGTCGGGTGGCAGACTGGCACGCTCCGACCCAAGGGAGCAACGGATGCCTGAACCTCGTGACCGCGTGACCCGCAAGGCCGATCTGCTCGCGGCGCTGACGGGTCCTGCGGCCGACGTCTGGGTCGCGACGGCATCCCCGGAGGCCGCGCCGCATCTCGTGCCGCTGTCCCTCGCGTGGATCGCAGACCGCGCCGTCATCGCGCTGGAGGGTCTGTCGGTGACCGCGCGAAATCTCGGCGCGTCCCGCGTCGCACGACTCGCGGCCGGGTCCACGCGGGATGTCGGGATGATCGACGTCGTGCTGGAACGGTCCGTCGGTGTGGACGACGACGCGTCGCTCGGCGAAGCGTACGCGGCGCAGGCGGACTGGGACCCCCGCGGGCTGGCCGGGTACGTGTTCCTGGTGCTGCGACCGACGCGGATACAGGCGTGGCGCGAGTCGAATGAGCTGGCCGGCCGGGTGCTCATGCGCGATGGCGAGTGGGTCGTCTGACTCGCGTCGCTGACGCCCGAACGGATGACGGATGCTGTGAGCCTGGGTGCGCAGCGGAACTACAGCGGTGTAACACGCGCGGGGAAAGTCATCCGGTTGACTCCGCCGCATTGTTGCGAGTGCGCGTGCGTCGTGTGCACGTTCTGTCGCGGCACGCTCACGGGTGCCCCTTCGGGAACCCCGTTCTGATGAGAAGGGCTGGGAAGGGGGTCTTCGGCCCATTCATGAGAGCGCCGATAATGCACATTATGTCAGTTTGAACTTGCACTATGTGCGAATCTCGCAATTAGTGAGAACGGCTTCTCACACTCCCCTGGTGGCGTGTGGAACATGGGTCGCTCCCGGTTCCGGCGGTCCGAGGTGCTCGAGCTGAGTAGTGAGCCGTTGTTTCGCGCGGGAGTAGCGGGTGCGAGCACTCGACTGGTTGAGACCCATCACGCGGGCTGCCTGGGCGATGTTGAACCCATCCCAGTGGATCAGGATGAGCAGCTCACGGGACGCTCGTCGAGCGCGTATATACAGCGTCGCGGACCTCCTGGGCGCGCAGCTCTGTCTCAATGGTGACGTCTGGGGTGTCGACCGTCGCCCGCACGAGAAGCTCATATCTGAGCTTGTCTGCGAGAGCGAACTGAGCGATTCCGCGTCGACGGTAGTTGCGCCGCACATTTCGGGCGACGCCGAAGCACCACATTCGTGCGTCCTCATCAACGGTGGGCACCTTGGCGGCGTGCTCCCAAACCGTGAGCAGTGTCTTGCCGAGAAGGTCGGCGGCGTCTTCGCGGTTGAGGGTGCGGGGCTGCAGGTAGTGCAGCAGGTCTTCGCCGTTGTCGTGGACGACGATCTCGATCCAGTCGCGCAGCTCTGGAGGCGTCGGGTGTCGGCTCATCAGCGCAGCTGCCCCTTACAGTCGGTGGTTCCGCCGGCTGACTGATTGGGCTTCCGCAGCTCCTGGGGAATCTCGGTCCAGATGACGGAGAGCGCACGGTGGAAGGAGAAGTTGTCGCGGAGCTCCTGATTGTCCACTTCCCAGTCGTCGTTGGGGCCTGGGGCGAACGGATCGGCCATCGCTTCGTCATAGATGCGCTGACCGATGCCGTCCCAGTCGTGGTTCTCGACAAACCTGGTCAGTTCCTCGTCGGCTTCGGTTCGGTTCGCGGGGTCGCCGAAATAAATCCCGTATCGACATCTCACCTGGACGCCGGTGTCGGTCGTGTAGTTGATCGGGATGTTCACGACATCCACCTGCGTGCCGTTGACCCACAGGCTGAGCGGAACCACCACCGCGGCACCGGCCAACGCCAGCGCACCGACAACCAGCGTCGGAACGATGGCCCGACGCCGCCGCCAGAACGGCCTCCGGTTGTTGCGGATCTCCCGTTCGGCTTCCGCAGACGTGCTGCGGACGAATTCGCGAACCTTGGGGTCGCTCGGCGTCGCAGGGTCTGCCGCCGCGAGCTCGTCGCTGATATCCATGCCCGCTCCCTTCGCACCGCCCACAAAGTACATGTCCCACGGACGCCAAAGCGTCCCATCAAATCCGCGAAGAGTGCCGGCGCACGAGGCTCGGGCCCGGGCATTAGTGAGAAAACGGGTGACGCGCCTTCCCAGCAAAAGTTGCGTTACCCGTTTGCGAAAGCTGCATCGCCTCTCCCCCGCCCGCATGTGGGTCGCTCAGAGCACGCCGGCAACACGGTGAAGGGGCTTCCGCCGGATGCACTGGCGCCGCGGCGGAAATCGGTTTGAGTCGGCCCGAATCATCGAGCAAACGAGTCCCCTTCCTCTCGACACTGTCTTGACGCGCAGCGACGCAGACGCGGTTGTCGCAGCCGTAAGGGAATTGGAGAGCTCACGCCGACTGGCCGGCCAGGGTGCCGCGCATTCGCGAGATGGTCTGCGTCAGTTCCGGTTCGCCGCAGACGAGCCGAACCAGTGCTGGACGATCGTTTTCGACGACGGTGAGCGACAGGAATACCGCGACGGGATCTACACCTCCCGCGGCCGGCGAACCGATGAGTCACAGCCCGCCGAGTTCTTCCGCCCGATGCCGCAAGCACTCCAGATGCTGTGGCCCACCCGATTGCTCACTGGGCCAATCCGCATGGCAGCTTCTACCCGGTGTTGGTGCAACGTGTCGGCACGCGCTCGATACTCTTCACGTTTGAGCAGGTCGACGACCCCGCAGTCCGGCAGACGCTGGTGATCGACGAGCAGTCCGGCATCGCAAAGCGGCTGGTGGGGTACGACCACGGATTGATCATCACGAGCATCGAACCGCTGAAACAGTGTCATCTAGAAGAGCAGCCGACATTCGAGCCGATCACCCGCCCCTTCCCAACCGACTACTGAGAGGCAACGAGACCGCACGCATCGCGGTCCCTCACGGCGCGCATCGGAACGAATGCGTTCGGTGAGTCGCTGGTGCTATGCGATCCCTTCGGCAACCTTGCCGGAGGTAACCATGTCACTTACGGCCGAATGGAGCGCATCAGTTCGCAGGACGTCGTAGAACGAGAAGCGGGCGTCGAGCCCCGGTCTCAGCAGGAAGTCCAACCCTGTGTTGACGAACAACTCGCTACTGAACTTGCCGTAGGAGCGAGGGTCGTCCGACGTGAACTTCAGGGTGCGGTGGCCTCGCCTTCCGATGACCTGAACACGCGGGTTCCTGTCCGCGAGATTAAAGGAGAAGGTTCTGCGCGGTCCGCAAATGATGGCTCGCGTGTCGGTCAGGACGTAGCGGGTCCGACGTTTCCGGTATGTCTTCACGAGGAAGCGTCCGACAACGAGATACAGCCCGGTGACGGTCACCCCCACAAGAGTCACTACTTGCGGTCCGCGCTGTGCGTCAAGCGAGAGATCGATGCCGACAGCTACCCAGAACACGCTGAACGGAATGAGGAATCCATCCCAGCCGGTGAGTATCCGTTTCGGATCTGGGGAACCGGTCCAGAGGACCTCCTCCCCAGGGGCGAGGGTGGGGTCCGCGGTCACGGTGTCATCGTGACACACTCCGCAGCACCCTCAGACCGCAGTCAGACCGACGTGGCTCGGCGCGCGAAGAGCGGTCCCTCGCTGCGACGGAGCCGCTCGGCCGCTCACACTCTCTCGGAACGGGGAAGGCTAGCCATCACAAGTCGATGACAGTCACCCAAAGCCACGGCCCTGACTGCTTTGCTGGTCACCATGGCTGCTCGGAGATCCGCCGTCGGCACCTTAGGGTGGGGCGTTATCGCAGCGCTCGGCGTCAGCGTGCTGTTCGCGCCGATCCTCACCTATGGATGGTGCGCCGACGGTGTTGAGGACGGGACTTCGACCTGCGGCTCGTCAGAGCATTCCATCGTCGGGATTCCATCGAGTATCTGGATCTGGATGGGATCGATGGTCGCAGTCGTGATCGTGACCGCCGTGCTCGTCAAACGTCGTCAACAGCACGACGCGCGTTGACACAGCCCCGTAGAAGGGTCCTTGGGCATACATGATCTCGGTCTACCGAGGACGACCACGCATAGCGAGACGCGGTACCTCGACGGAGGCAGCTGGACTATATCGTCGATGACGTGGCGACGAGTTGGTGGCGCGATATGCGGAGAAGCAGACGAAGTGGTCGCGCGAGAGCTTTCGTGATGATGGAGCCTTGCGGCCATTGCCGGCACCCATGGGCCGAGTATCTCCTTGCCCTCCCAGAGGCCCGCGATCTCGGCGGCTGCGGCGAATGCGTCTACGAGGTAGATCACGGCGAACGGGAGTCCAGCTTGATCTGCACGCTGACGGTAC is from Microbacterium sp. LWH3-1.2 and encodes:
- a CDS encoding pyridoxamine 5'-phosphate oxidase family protein translates to MPEPRDRVTRKADLLAALTGPAADVWVATASPEAAPHLVPLSLAWIADRAVIALEGLSVTARNLGASRVARLAAGSTRDVGMIDVVLERSVGVDDDASLGEAYAAQADWDPRGLAGYVFLVLRPTRIQAWRESNELAGRVLMRDGEWVV
- a CDS encoding sigma factor — translated: MSRHPTPPELRDWIEIVVHDNGEDLLHYLQPRTLNREDAADLLGKTLLTVWEHAAKVPTVDEDARMWCFGVARNVRRNYRRRGIAQFALADKLRYELLVRATVDTPDVTIETELRAQEVRDAVYTRSTSVP
- a CDS encoding S9 family peptidase gives rise to the protein MKATDIETLVSVGRPEIAADGSFAVFATSRPDLAANRNVGQVWRVDLPEGTPRRLTRGTADTAPKLSPDGTRIGFVRGDAKGKPQVHVVAAVGGEPVQATDAVLGVEDFAWSPDGTILAFVARIPEKGRYGSVEGLDAAAEAPRHITGVRWHANGLGYIGDRPAHVFVIAAPEVDAEPFYEPAAAVRPDDETPPKKTLVAAEARQLTGGTASHGGVVFTADGREILTVPDEIETDRRDLRDRIIALAVDGSGEREVLGTAAGIAIYEALVALDGTIALLAHEVGDGVDFIAPGVGLWLVEDGVARRVTDADAVNLGEGHLRVDGDGFLVQAAARGRVRLVRVTRDGAVSELLGGDVEVGGHATGGGRVVAAVSQPDSFGELVLIEGGVARTLTAFGASAAASGTVLPRELTVAGRDGYPVHGWVATPEGDGPFPVILQIHGGPFASYGVHLFDETQVLVDAGYAVVYSNPRGSAGYGRAHGRSIRQQMGTVDFADVIDFLEGAIADDRRLDGARVGVQGGSYGGYLTAWVIAHDHRFAGAIVERGFLEPLSFQGTSDIGSFFGDEYVGISVEDIARQSPMAVVGQVTTPTLVMHSELDFRCPLDQATRYYSALKRQGTEAELLVFPGENHELTRSGQPRHRVERFDAVLAWWSRHLPVG
- a CDS encoding AEC family transporter is translated as MLESLTGFVVVGVAILVGWILGRIDLLGEHARPVLARLTFFVLSPCLLFVVLAQADVHTLFSALLPVSAIAAVAVILVYAVIARLLWRRSAGETVIGALSAGQVNSNNIGIPLSLYLLGSAAYPAPVILMQLLVFTPITMAILDAVTTARASLWRTVARVATNPIVVGSALGTLVSVLGIELPPVVMDPAMLIANACVPILLIAYGISLHGRRVLGASGRRRDIVLATTLKLVAMPVIAWAVAEFVFDLPAHDVLIVTVLAALPTAQNVFNYSQRFDVGETISRDTVFLTTIGCVPVLILITLLLG
- a CDS encoding sigma factor-like helix-turn-helix DNA-binding protein; amino-acid sequence: MSFSCGRRSTPQTSPLRQSCAPRRSATLYIRARRASRELLILIHWDGFNIAQAARVMGLNQSSARTRYSRAKQRLTTQLEHLGPPEPGATHVPHATRGV
- a CDS encoding sulfite oxidase-like oxidoreductase, with translation MAVVSRGFGARRRESDPRLPPGQYLTEDFPVLSAGPTPRIEQDEWRFGIRTEGGDAVSWTWDEFMALPIEDVHTDIHCVTRWSKLGTSWRGVSLDTLLDTVDTDAEYAMAHSYGGYTTNVPLEDLLGGKAWVAFEFEGEPLDPEHGGPARLLVPHLYFWKSAKWVRGLTLMADDEPGFWEQNGYNMHGDPWTEERYW
- a CDS encoding DUF6510 family protein, whose protein sequence is MRAENAASVVDGNAAAGMLWDVFGADVTVLVGVCGGCGDASPLAEAVVELDETAAIVRCRSCTHTLFTVLRDRERVRLVLGLLREIAQPVTP
- a CDS encoding HdeD family acid-resistance protein; this translates as MSTASEAEKSAVNGIRTALGVGGVLAIIVGILILVWPGKTAAVITAIIAIYAIAAGLVYAGLGIFSKTKGGWARVGHIALGILFIIAGVVALFNLGQTTAWLALFLGILIGIMWIVEGIVALSTLGDAASKGWSIFFAILSIIAGIVVLFAPVWGVAILWWILGISLVVLGVINIVRAFTFKGDI
- a CDS encoding ferredoxin reductase, which encodes MTVGGWRPGRVVEAISATRSARILRLEVPGWPGNDAGQHVDIRLTAEDGYQAVRSYSLGSYGASETVELAVDEIPDGEVSPYLVEDVLPGDELEVKGPLGGYFVWRPGGEAPVQLIAGGSGIVPMMAMVRAATDAGAAAAVRLLYSVRTPEDAIYRDELELRAGDGGVGLTWRYTRAAPDGWPDVVGRVDDELLRTAVWAPDRQPIVYVCGPTGFVEHVADALVGLGHASARIRTERFGGA